AACTCCAGCAGTGATACGGATTTAAAAAGCTCTTTCAGTAGATTGTCAGACTGCAGATCAATGAGTTCTAACTGGATATCACTGGGGGCATTATCCACACAGCATGTAAAAGGAGAAGAAGCCATGTGCATTTCACTCTCCACTGCTTTAAAGTCTTCAAATCTTCTGGAAAATTCATCATGTAAAGCCGCAAACATGGATGAATACTTGTCGAGGTGATCAGCTGATGGTGTGACTTCTTTCAGTGTTGGCATGTGAGTGATAATATTGATCTTCAATTGGCTAGAAAGAAACTTCAATTTTCTCATGAAAGCTGTCACCAAGGAGAACATTTCATGTGCAAAGAGGCCTTTGCCTTGCAGCTTGGTATTCAGCTCATTCATTAGTGTAGTCACATCAATGGCAAAGGCCAGATCTGCTATCCAGTGCTTATCTGAGAATTCAGGGATGTCTTTGCCTTTCATTTGACAAAATGTCTGAATCTCAGCTCTCAGGTCCCATACTCTTTTAAGCACCTTCCCAAGGCTGAGCCACCTCACAGCTGTGTGGTAGCCTATGTCACTATGTTCACTTTCTTGTTCCTCCAACAGTGAAACAAATTGTCTGTGATTCAGTGCTCTTGCCCTGATGAAATTAACTGTCTTAGTTACAACATCAACAACATGGCTGATTTGTAGCACCGACTTGCACAGCACTTCTTGATGTATAATGCAATGCAAAAATATCAATTTCTGTTCTGGGTTTATTTCATTCACTTTATCTTGCATCCGCTTCAAAAGTCCAACATTTTTCCCTGTCATATTTGGACATCCATCGGTTATAACACTTACTAATGTGTTCCATTTTAAGCCCAGTTTGTCCACGGATGCATTTACTTCGGTGAACAAATCACTCCCTTTCGTGGTACCTTTCAATGATCGCAAAGCTACCAGCTCTTCAGTCATCTCAAAGTTATTTGTTATTCCGCGTACAAAGATAAGTAACTGGGCAGTATCACGGACATCACAGCTCTCGTCCAGagccagggaaaaaaaaataaaatgatcaaCTTTGTTTTTAAGCTGCAACTCCAAATTCCCCGCAATGTCTTCTACCCGTCTTGTTACGGT
This region of Ranitomeya imitator isolate aRanImi1 chromosome 1, aRanImi1.pri, whole genome shotgun sequence genomic DNA includes:
- the LOC138638806 gene encoding general transcription factor II-I repeat domain-containing protein 2B-like, giving the protein MSAKKRKIDGECRVFNKEWTSKYLFTETKGKAVCLVCGEQIAVFKDYNLNRHYETKHAQKYKNLTEAERARASEDLLSKLQTQKRFFTKLHASRDAAIRTSFVKSHKIARNSKPFSDGEFVKECLVDSVAIICPEKKEAFSHVSLSRRTVTRRVEDIAGNLELQLKNKVDHFIFFSLALDESCDVRDTAQLLIFVRGITNNFEMTEELVALRSLKGTTKGSDLFTEVNASVDKLGLKWNTLVSVITDGCPNMTGKNVGLLKRMQDKVNEINPEQKLIFLHCIIHQEVLCKSVLQISHVVDVVTKTVNFIRARALNHRQFVSLLEEQESEHSDIGYHTAVRWLSLGKVLKRVWDLRAEIQTFCQMKGKDIPEFSDKHWIADLAFAIDVTTLMNELNTKLQGKGLFAHEMFSLVTAFMRKLKFLSSQLKINIITHMPTLKEVTPSADHLDKYSSMFAALHDEFSRRFEDFKAVESEMHMASSPFTCCVDNAPSDIQLELIDLQSDNLLKELFKSVSLLEFYSSLKEENFPHIRRRAQRMLVLFGSTYVCEQTFSLMKFNKSRYRSSLSDDHLCAVLRISTSDIEPNFSELVRAQNRLDYSH